GCGCAAACAGCGTGATATACTCTTGGCATGAAGATCCGTGTGCGCTACTTTGCGGGATTACGCGAGATCGCGGGTCAGGATGCCGAGTTCCTGACGGTGCCCGAGGGAACCGACGTTGCCGGAGTACGGGCCCTACTTGTCGCTCGCTATTCCCGTCTGCAGCCAATCCTGGAGCGCTCGCTGTGCGCGGTGAATCGCGAATACGTTCCCACGGACCGAGTGCTGCAGGAAGATGATGAGCTTGTCTTTATTCCTCCACTCGGGGGTGGGGCGGCCTGATAAGCAGCCGCCCTCTCCTGGGCAGGGGAAGAGCATTTCTCTCTGGCAGGATGGGCCTATGGAGCCGGTGATTCAGATTACGCGCGAGCCGCTGAATCGCGAGGCGCTGGTGACCGCGGTGGCCGCGCCCGAGGTCGGCGGCATTGTCATTTTCGAGGGCGTGGTGCGCAACCACGCCCGTGGCAAGCAGATCCGCTACCTGGAGTACGATGCCTATCCCGAGATGGCAGAGCAGCAGCTTCGGCGCATTGTGGAGGAGGCACGCCAACGCTGGGGAGCAGAGCGGGTAGCAGTGGCTCACCGCCTTGGGCGCGTGGAGATCGGCGAGGCGAGCGTCATCGTTGTGGTCGCAACCCCCCATCGTGCCGAAGCCTTTGAAGCCTGCCGCTACATCATCGATACCCTCAAGACCACCGTCCCAATCTGGAAAAAAGAGGTCAGCCTCGACGGAGAAGCCTGGGTAGAGGGC
The sequence above is a segment of the Thermogemmatispora onikobensis genome. Coding sequences within it:
- a CDS encoding MoaD/ThiS family protein, with the protein product MKIRVRYFAGLREIAGQDAEFLTVPEGTDVAGVRALLVARYSRLQPILERSLCAVNREYVPTDRVLQEDDELVFIPPLGGGAA
- a CDS encoding molybdenum cofactor biosynthesis protein MoaE, coding for MEPVIQITREPLNREALVTAVAAPEVGGIVIFEGVVRNHARGKQIRYLEYDAYPEMAEQQLRRIVEEARQRWGAERVAVAHRLGRVEIGEASVIVVVATPHRAEAFEACRYIIDTLKTTVPIWKKEVSLDGEAWVEG